A portion of the Stigmatella aurantiaca DW4/3-1 genome contains these proteins:
- the rpmH gene encoding 50S ribosomal protein L34, producing MSKRTYQPSKVKRNRKHGFRKRNSTRAGQEVLKRRRAKGRKRLVVSAAKK from the coding sequence GTGTCCAAGCGCACGTACCAGCCGTCGAAAGTGAAGCGCAACCGCAAGCACGGGTTCCGCAAGCGCAACAGCACCCGCGCCGGGCAGGAAGTCCTCAAGCGCCGCCGCGCCAAGGGCCGCAAGCGGCTCGTGGTGTCCGCCGCGAAGAAGTAG